The following proteins are encoded in a genomic region of Hippocampus zosterae strain Florida chromosome 2, ASM2543408v3, whole genome shotgun sequence:
- the lhfpl5b gene encoding LHFPL tetraspan subfamily member 5b: MELLPAREAAGIYHTNYVRNSRAIGVLWAVFSVCLVIIAAVVFIQPFWIGDGVDTPQVGHMGLFSYCAGNALATELICKGGPLDFGSIPSPAFRAATFFVAASMLLTAAATVCFGLFFFCDAGSVYKICAWMQLAAAILMVMGCMIYPDGWDAPEVKRMCGQQTDKYSLGKCTVRWAYILAIISILDALLLAFLSFTLGNRQDKLLPEDFVAEGAGKELVSHREGVSGRGAKRRLLLWRRHRSTLADAVRSLIDRKLVGQILTSRLYDYKSALLLKCFK, from the exons ATGGAGCTGCTTCCAGCCCGGGAGGCGGCCGGCATCTACCACACCAACTACGTGAGGAACTCCCGGGCCATCGGCGTCCTGTGGGCCGTGTTCAGCGTGTGCCTGGTCATCATCGCGGCGGTGGTGTTCATCCAGCCCTTCTGGATCGGCGACGGCGTCGACACGCCGCAGGTGGGCCACATGGGCCTTTTCAGCTACTGCGCGGGCAACGCGCTCGCCACCGAGCTCATCTGCAAGGGCGGCCCGCTGGACTTTGGTTCCATCCCGTCGCCGGCCTTCCGCGCCGCCACGTTCTTCGTGGCCGCGTCCATGCTGCTGACGGCGGCCGCCACCGTGTGCTTCGGCCTCTTCTTCTTTTGCGACGCCGGCAGCGTCTACAAGATCTGCGCCTGGATGCAGCTGGCGGCCG CCATTTTGATGGTGATGGGCTGCATGATCTACCCCGACGGCTGGGACGCCCCCGAGGTCAAGCGAATGTGCGGCCAGCAGACAGACAAGTACAGCCTGGGGAAGTGCACGGTGCGCTGGGCCTACATCTTGGCCATCATCAGCATCCTGGACGCTCTCCTGCTGGCCTTTCTCTCCTTCACGCTGGGAAACCGGCAGGACAAACTGTTGCCGGAGGACTTTGTGGCAGAGGGTGCAGGTAAGGAACTAGTGTCTCACCGGGAGGGGGTCAGCGGAAGGGGGGCCAAGAGGCGCCTTTTGCTTTGGCGTCGTCATCGGTCAACTTTAGCCGATGCAGTGCGATCGCTGATCGATCGGAAATTAGTGGGACAGATTTTAACCTCCAGGCTGTACGATTACAAATCTGCACTGCTactcaaatgttttaaatga